A stretch of Pseudomonas sp. CCC3.1 DNA encodes these proteins:
- a CDS encoding NahK/ErcS family hybrid sensor histidine kinase/response regulator: MSLSSGLIAAVALAYMAIMFAIAFYGDRRSKPLPPRVRAWVYSLSLAVYCTSWTFFGAVGQAAEQLWSFLPIYLGPVLLLVCAPWVLQKMVMISKQENITSIADFIAARYGKSQSLAIVVALICLVGVLPYIALQLKGIVLGVNLLIGAGADTTGTRAQDTALLVSLVLALFTIVFGTRNLDSTEHHRGMVLAIAFESLVKLFAFLAVGAFVTYGLYDGFDDLFSQAMLAPRLEEYWKETINWPSMVVQTGVAMMAIICLPRQFHVTVVENIEPQDLRLAKWVFPAYLILAALFVVPIALAGQMMLPSSVLPDSFVISLPLAQAHPALAVLAFIGGASAATGMVIVASVALSTMVSNDMLLPWLLRHKNAERPFEVFRHWMLSVRRVSIVVILLLAYVSYRLLGSTASLATIGQISFAAVTQLAPAMIGALYWKQANRRGVFAGLAAGTFIWFYTLVLPLIAHSMGWHLGHFPGLAWLHSNPLGLPITPLTQGVVLSLAGNFTLFAWVSVLSRTRVSEHWQAGRFIGQEISSHPSGRSMLSVQINDLLTLAARFVGEERARQSFIRFAYRQGKGFNPNQNADGEWIAHTERLLAGVLGASSTRAVVKAAIEGREMQLEDVVRIADEASEVLQFNRALLQGAIENITQGISVVDQSLRLVAWNRRYLELFNYPEGLISVGRPIADIIRHNAERGLCGPGEAEVHVARRLHWMRQGRAHTSERLFPNGRVIELIGNPMPGGGFVMSFTDITAFREAEQALTEANEGLEQRVAERTRELSQLNQALIEAKGTAEAANQSKTRFLAAVSHDLMQPMNAARLFSAALSHQEDLSPEAQTLVQHLDSSLRSAEDLISDLLDISRLENGKFTPDIKPFAINDLFNTLGNEFTAQAQEQGLKFRVRGSRLRVNSDIKLLRRILQNFLTNAFRYAKGPILLGVRRRGDQLCLEVWDRGPGIPQDKLQVIFEEFKRLDSHQTRAEKGLGLGLAIADGLCRVLGHTLKVRSWQGKGSVFSVSVPLASAQSEPKSIATEHKGQSVTGAQVLCVDNEDSILIGMHSLLTRWGCRVWTARNRDECAALLNDGVRPQLVLVDYHLDDGETGTDLMGWLRAQLGEPVPGVVISADGRPEMIAQVHAAGLEYLPKPVKPAVLRALLSRHVPL; the protein is encoded by the coding sequence ATGTCGCTGTCCAGCGGGCTGATCGCCGCCGTCGCCCTGGCCTACATGGCCATTATGTTTGCCATTGCCTTTTATGGTGACCGGCGCAGCAAACCGCTGCCGCCGCGGGTTCGCGCGTGGGTCTACAGCCTGTCCCTGGCGGTGTATTGCACCAGTTGGACATTCTTCGGCGCCGTCGGTCAGGCCGCCGAACAACTCTGGTCGTTCTTGCCCATTTATCTGGGGCCAGTGTTGCTGTTGGTCTGCGCACCCTGGGTGCTGCAAAAGATGGTGATGATCAGTAAACAGGAAAACATCACCTCGATTGCCGACTTTATTGCTGCGCGCTATGGCAAATCACAGTCCCTGGCAATTGTTGTGGCACTGATCTGCCTGGTCGGGGTCTTGCCTTATATCGCCCTGCAACTCAAAGGCATCGTGCTCGGGGTGAACCTGCTGATCGGCGCCGGAGCCGACACCACGGGCACCCGCGCCCAAGACACCGCGCTGTTGGTTTCACTGGTTCTGGCGCTGTTCACCATTGTGTTTGGCACACGCAACCTCGATTCCACCGAGCACCACCGGGGCATGGTGCTGGCGATTGCCTTTGAATCGCTGGTCAAGCTATTCGCGTTTCTCGCTGTCGGCGCGTTTGTGACCTACGGCCTCTATGACGGCTTCGATGACCTCTTTAGCCAGGCCATGCTGGCGCCGCGGCTTGAGGAATACTGGAAAGAAACCATCAACTGGCCATCCATGGTGGTGCAAACCGGCGTCGCCATGATGGCAATCATCTGTCTGCCCCGGCAATTCCACGTGACCGTGGTTGAAAACATCGAGCCGCAAGACCTGCGACTGGCCAAATGGGTGTTCCCGGCCTACCTGATTCTGGCGGCGCTGTTCGTGGTGCCGATTGCCCTGGCAGGGCAAATGATGCTGCCAAGTTCAGTGCTGCCCGATTCGTTCGTTATCAGCTTGCCACTGGCGCAAGCGCACCCGGCGCTGGCCGTGCTGGCCTTTATCGGCGGCGCCTCGGCCGCCACCGGCATGGTGATTGTGGCCAGCGTGGCGCTTTCAACCATGGTGTCTAACGACATGCTGCTGCCGTGGTTGTTGCGACACAAGAACGCCGAGCGCCCGTTTGAAGTGTTCCGTCACTGGATGCTGTCGGTGCGCCGCGTCTCGATTGTGGTCATTCTGCTGCTGGCCTATGTCAGCTACCGCCTGCTGGGTTCAACCGCCAGCCTCGCCACAATCGGACAAATTTCCTTCGCAGCCGTGACTCAACTGGCACCCGCCATGATCGGCGCGCTGTACTGGAAACAAGCCAACCGTCGCGGTGTTTTCGCGGGGCTCGCGGCGGGTACATTCATTTGGTTCTACACCTTGGTGCTGCCGCTGATCGCCCATAGCATGGGCTGGCACCTGGGGCACTTTCCAGGGCTCGCGTGGCTGCACAGCAACCCGCTGGGCCTGCCCATCACCCCGCTGACCCAAGGCGTCGTGCTGTCCCTAGCGGGTAACTTCACCCTGTTTGCCTGGGTTTCGGTGCTGTCGCGTACCCGCGTCTCGGAGCATTGGCAGGCAGGCCGTTTTATCGGCCAGGAAATCAGCAGCCACCCCAGCGGTCGCTCGATGCTCTCGGTACAAATCAACGACCTGCTGACCCTGGCAGCGCGCTTTGTCGGTGAAGAACGTGCCCGCCAGAGCTTTATCCGTTTTGCCTATCGACAGGGTAAAGGCTTCAATCCCAATCAAAACGCCGACGGCGAATGGATCGCCCACACAGAGCGGCTGCTGGCCGGGGTACTCGGCGCGTCATCAACCCGCGCAGTGGTTAAAGCGGCCATTGAAGGCAGAGAAATGCAACTTGAAGACGTAGTCCGCATTGCGGATGAAGCGTCAGAAGTCTTGCAGTTCAACCGCGCATTGCTGCAAGGCGCAATTGAAAACATCACCCAAGGCATCAGTGTGGTCGATCAATCACTGCGGCTCGTGGCCTGGAACCGCCGCTATCTGGAACTGTTCAACTACCCGGAAGGCTTGATCAGTGTCGGTCGGCCGATTGCCGACATTATTCGTCACAACGCCGAACGTGGCCTGTGCGGCCCCGGTGAAGCCGAAGTGCACGTGGCACGTCGCCTGCACTGGATGCGCCAAGGCCGGGCGCACACCTCTGAGCGCTTGTTTCCCAATGGCCGGGTGATTGAACTGATCGGCAACCCCATGCCGGGCGGCGGGTTCGTCATGAGTTTTACTGACATTACTGCGTTCCGAGAAGCCGAGCAGGCACTCACCGAAGCCAACGAAGGCCTTGAACAGCGGGTAGCCGAACGGACCCGCGAGCTGTCGCAACTCAATCAGGCACTGATCGAAGCCAAAGGCACAGCCGAAGCCGCCAACCAATCGAAAACCCGCTTTCTGGCTGCCGTCAGCCATGACCTGATGCAGCCCATGAACGCAGCGCGGCTGTTCTCGGCCGCCCTGTCGCATCAAGAAGACTTGAGCCCCGAAGCGCAAACACTGGTGCAGCATCTGGACAGTTCGCTGCGCTCGGCCGAAGACTTGATCAGCGACTTGCTGGATATTTCCCGCTTGGAAAATGGCAAATTCACACCTGACATCAAGCCTTTTGCGATCAATGATCTGTTCAACACCTTAGGCAATGAATTTACCGCCCAAGCGCAGGAACAGGGCCTCAAGTTCAGGGTTCGCGGCAGCCGTTTGCGGGTCAACAGCGACATCAAATTGCTGCGACGTATTTTGCAAAACTTCCTGACCAACGCGTTTCGCTACGCCAAAGGCCCGATATTGCTGGGCGTACGTCGCCGTGGCGATCAGTTGTGTCTGGAGGTGTGGGACCGCGGCCCCGGCATCCCGCAAGACAAGCTGCAGGTTATTTTTGAAGAATTCAAACGCCTGGACAGCCATCAGACCCGCGCCGAAAAAGGCCTGGGCCTGGGTCTGGCGATCGCAGACGGCCTGTGCCGAGTGTTGGGGCACACGCTTAAAGTGCGCTCATGGCAAGGTAAAGGCAGCGTATTCAGTGTCAGCGTGCCGCTGGCGTCTGCTCAAAGCGAACCGAAAAGCATCGCGACTGAACACAAAGGCCAATCCGTCACCGGCGCCCAAGTGCTGTGCGTAGACAACGAAGACAGCATTTTGATTGGCATGCACAGCTTGCTGACGCGCTGGGGTTGCCGCGTCTGGACAGCCAGAAACCGTGATGAGTGTGCTGCCTTGCTCAACGATGGCGTGCGCCCGCAACTGGTGCTGGTGGACTACCACCTGGACGATGGCGAGACAGGCACCGACCTGATGGGCTGGCTGCGTGCGCAACTGGGTGAGCCCGTGCCGGGCGTGGTGATCAGCGCTGACGGGCGCCCGGAAATGATTGCGCAAGTGCACGCGGCAGGCTTGGAATACCTGCCAAAACCGGTCAAACCTGCGGTGTTGAGAGCGTTGCTGAGCCGGCATGTGCCGCTGTAG
- a CDS encoding TetR/AcrR family transcriptional regulator — MNQPKEVRTGGRSARVQESIHSAVRQLLKEHERSTVTVPMVATLAGVTPSTIYRRWGDLGALLADVALARMRPDAEPLATGSLRGDIQAWSEQYLDEMNSEPGRNMMRDVQCSPVKGTCVQILGAQLQIILDRHRASVDTLPSIDRLLNVIVAPVVFRILFAETPLTLEQLNEQIDLALRP; from the coding sequence ATGAACCAACCTAAAGAAGTACGCACCGGCGGGCGAAGCGCCCGCGTGCAGGAATCCATTCACTCGGCGGTGCGCCAATTGCTCAAGGAGCATGAGCGCTCGACCGTGACCGTGCCCATGGTGGCAACGCTTGCAGGCGTGACCCCGTCGACTATTTATCGGCGCTGGGGAGATTTGGGCGCGCTGCTGGCCGACGTGGCGCTGGCGCGCATGCGCCCTGATGCCGAACCGCTTGCCACTGGCAGTCTGCGCGGGGACATTCAGGCCTGGTCCGAACAGTATCTGGACGAAATGAACTCCGAACCTGGGCGCAACATGATGCGTGACGTGCAATGCAGCCCGGTAAAAGGCACCTGCGTGCAGATTCTCGGGGCTCAATTACAGATCATTCTGGATCGCCACCGCGCCAGCGTTGACACCTTGCCCAGCATTGATCGCCTGCTGAACGTGATTGTTGCCCCAGTGGTTTTCCGAATTTTGTTTGCCGAAACGCCGTTGACCCTTGAGCAACTGAACGAGCAAATCGACCTGGCCCTTCGCCCCTGA
- a CDS encoding MFS transporter, with the protein MSISIDVPVSNRASMVFLGLTAVTFLAASSAPTPLYRLYQENMQFSAATLTLIFGVYALSLLTALLTVGSLSDYLGRRPVIFCALILDMLAMGLFLCADSVTWLIAARLLQGFATGMATSVLGAAMLDNDRQQGPLINSISPLVGMACGALGTSVLVEFAPQPLHLAYWVLLGALAIQALYVWRLPESMSPQPGALASLRPSLHIPPQARAAMWSVLPVNIAVWAMGGFYLALVPSLIRAATGSTSYLVGGGVVAVLTLSGALAIFSMRNQSAARVLTLGSSLLVVGVSTIMLAVHTASLGLFFFGSLLAGCGFGSGFLGSVRSVVPLALPHERAGLMSAFYVLSYLAFCLPVLLVGSLTRIFGLVVTADGFSVVLIVLALGALFVLLLRRIATPSKA; encoded by the coding sequence ATGTCCATTAGCATCGATGTTCCGGTTTCAAATCGCGCCAGCATGGTGTTTCTTGGGCTGACTGCCGTGACGTTTTTGGCTGCTTCGTCTGCACCGACCCCGTTGTATCGTCTTTATCAAGAAAACATGCAGTTCTCAGCCGCCACCCTGACCTTGATTTTTGGGGTGTATGCCTTGAGTTTGCTGACGGCGCTGCTGACGGTGGGTTCATTGTCGGATTATTTGGGTCGCAGGCCGGTCATTTTCTGCGCGCTGATTCTAGACATGTTGGCGATGGGGTTGTTTCTCTGTGCGGACAGCGTGACCTGGCTGATCGCTGCCCGTTTGTTGCAAGGGTTTGCTACGGGCATGGCGACCAGTGTGCTGGGCGCGGCGATGCTCGACAACGACCGCCAGCAAGGGCCGTTGATCAATAGTATTTCGCCGTTGGTGGGCATGGCGTGTGGGGCGCTGGGCACCAGTGTGCTGGTGGAATTCGCGCCGCAGCCATTGCATCTGGCGTATTGGGTTTTGCTCGGTGCGCTCGCGATTCAGGCCTTGTATGTGTGGCGGCTGCCCGAAAGCATGAGCCCGCAGCCTGGCGCGCTGGCGTCATTGCGCCCCAGCTTGCACATTCCGCCTCAAGCACGCGCAGCCATGTGGTCGGTGTTGCCGGTCAATATTGCGGTATGGGCAATGGGCGGTTTTTATCTGGCGCTGGTGCCTTCACTGATCCGTGCGGCAACCGGCTCAACTTCTTACCTGGTCGGGGGCGGGGTGGTTGCTGTTCTGACCTTGAGCGGTGCGCTGGCTATTTTCAGCATGCGTAATCAATCCGCCGCACGTGTCCTGACGTTGGGGTCTAGCCTGCTGGTGGTGGGCGTCAGCACGATTATGTTGGCGGTGCACACCGCAAGCCTTGGGTTGTTCTTTTTCGGTTCGTTGTTGGCAGGCTGCGGTTTTGGCTCCGGCTTTTTAGGCAGCGTGCGCAGTGTGGTGCCTTTGGCGTTGCCGCATGAGCGCGCTGGCTTGATGTCTGCTTTTTATGTCCTCAGTTATTTGGCGTTCTGCCTGCCGGTGTTGTTGGTGGGCAGCCTGACGCGAATTTTTGGGCTGGTTGTCACTGCCGATGGTTTCAGTGTGGTGTTGATTGTGCTGGCGCTGGGGGCGTTGTTCGTCCTGTTATTGAGACGGATTGCCACGCCGAGCAAGGCTTGA